In the Helianthus annuus cultivar XRQ/B chromosome 11, HanXRQr2.0-SUNRISE, whole genome shotgun sequence genome, one interval contains:
- the LOC110890747 gene encoding uncharacterized protein LOC110890747, with product MGLTSDAQSHHKTHKFFLICNYVLIGAASSCIFLTLSLRLVPSGAGALLVLLHIATIAGAISGCNAVSAGSNKWYAAHMVATVLTAIFQGSISVLIFTTTSNFLTALNSYVKEDDAAVILKMAGGLCVLMFVLEWLVLTLAFFLRYYSFVEGGRTGGMECGRAGGKVMEEDLKAMPFHV from the coding sequence ATGGGACTCACAAGTGACGCGCAATCGCACCACAAAACCCACAAATTCTTCCTAATTTGCAACTATGTTTTAATCGGAGCCGCCTCGAGTTGCATCTTCCTCACGCTCTCCCTCCGCCTCGTCCCCTCAGGCGCAGGCGCACTCCTCGTCCTCCTCCACATCGCCACAATCGCTGGAGCCATATCCGGATGCAACGCAGTGTCCGCGGGCTCAAACAAGTGGTACGCGGCCCACATGGTGGCTACGGTCCTGACCGCGATATTCCAGGGGTCTATATCGGTTTTGATTTTCACTACCACTTCGAATTTCTTGACCGCGTTGAACTCGTATGTTAAGGAAGATGATGCAGCGGTGATATTGAAAATGGCTGGTggtttgtgtgttttgatgtttgtTTTGGAGTGGTTGGTTTTGACGCTTGCGTTTTTCTTGAGGTATTATTCGTTTGTTGAAGGCGGTCGGACCGGTGGGATGGAATGTGGCCGGGCCGGTGGGAaggtgatggaggaggacttgaAGGCTATGCCTTTTCATGTTTAG